The Osmerus eperlanus chromosome 12, fOsmEpe2.1, whole genome shotgun sequence genome has a segment encoding these proteins:
- the tcerg1l gene encoding transcription elongation regulator 1-like protein yields the protein MAGLAAPGVALIPGPWRNHTTAEKRLTRRRAACGRALVLRTEHPADSRKEERLKASVEEGRGSKDKRPVASTPVPGSPWCVVWTGDDRVFFFNPTIQLSVWDKPMDLQDRGDLNRIIEDPPHKRKKDSRDGSGSLSADEEDEDEEEQSSKTKRNKLEEPCACAEGLEETEDQKGDGPSSHPTVLPLELRITHFREMLLERGVSAFSTWEKELHKIVFDPRYLLLSSEERKQVFDQFVKARIKEEHREKKFKLLQAKEEFRKLLEEAKMSARSTFKEFSEKHGRDQRFRQVQKKKDQELFFNQFISSLKKRDKENRLRLRKMR from the exons ATGGCGGGGCTGGCAGCGCCTGGGGTGGCACTGATACCTGGTCCCTGGAGAAACCACACCACTGCAG agaaACGTCTGACCAGGAGGAGGGCGGCGTGTGGAAGAGCGCTGGTGCTGAGGACGGAACACCCGGCAGACAGCAGGAAGGAG GAGCGTCTCAAGGCatcggtggaggaggggaggggctccaaAGACAAACGACCCGTCGCCTCAACCCCAGTTCCCGGGTCGCCATG GTGCGTGGTCTGGACAGGAGATGACAGAGTCTTCTTCTTCAACCCCACCAttcagctgtctgtctgggacAAGCCCATGGACCTCCAGGACCGTGGGGATCTCAACAGGATCATAGAAGATCCCCCTCACAAACGCAAGAAGGATTCCA GAGATggctctggttctctctcagcggatgaggaagatgaggatgaagaggagcagagctccAAAACCAAGAGGAACAA GCTGGAGGAACCTTGTGCATGTgcagaggggctggaggagacggAGGACCAGAAAGGGGACGGACCTTCCTCCCATCCAACTGTCCTGCCGTTAGAGCTCCGCATCACACACTTCAGAGAAAtgctgctggagagaggg GTGTCAGCCTTTTCCACGTGGGAAAAGGAGCTTCACAAGATTGTGTTTGACCCTCGCTACCTACTGCTCTCCTCAGAGGAGAGAAAACAG gTGTTTGATCAGTTTGTTAAGGCCAGGATTAAagaggagcacagagagaagAAGTTCAAACTGCTGCAGGCTAAAGAGGAGTTCAGGAAGCTTCTAGAAGAGGCCAAGATGTCTGCCCG GTCCACATTTAAGGAGTTCTCAGAGAAGCATGGCAGAGACCAGCGCTTCAGGCAGGTGCAGAAGAAGAAGGACCAGGAGCTGTTCTTCAACCAGTTCATCTCCTCGCTgaagaagagagacaaggagaaccGTCTCCGACTGAGGAAGAtgaggtga